The Verrucomicrobiota bacterium genomic interval CCTGCCAGCGTTCCATTAATCGCCTCGCTTCAGGCGAAGAACGATGCGGAGTCGGGAACACCAACTTCTGCTGTCAATATTTCCTGCCATCAAATCCAGATCATGCAGGTGAATGAGACCATTGCCCGGTCGCTGGTGCTGTCCCCAAGCAGTGTCACGCGCATTGGGCGTGCTGCGGATAACGACATTGTGATACAGGATTCCGCAGTTTCCTCCCGGCATTGCAGTTTGGAATTTCGCGATGGTGCTTGGTGGATACGCGATCTCAACAGCCGGTATGGCACCCGCGTGAACGGCCAGGGGGTGACGGAAACGCCGATCAAGCCCGGCGATGTCATCCGGATCGGTGACAGCAAATTCCGCCTGGAGCAGGCGCCCGCCCCCAAGAACCGGCCCCAGAAGGTCGAGGTGACAAATCAGCCCGCCATCCCAGCCAACCCTGCTGCCGAGGCAGAAACTGTAACGCGCCGAGTGACGAAGGAGGAAGTGTCGAACATACCAATTGGCGCCTCTAACCTTTCACCGCCAAAGCAGACTATTAGCGACATCCCAGTTCCAAGCACTGCCTCGAACGTTCTGCCGTCGGCACCGCCAGTGGTGAGTTCATCCACCATTTGGCACCGGATCGAGGTCAATGGGCGGGTAGCCCTTATAGTTGTGTTGGTTGGTGCGGCGATCATTTACTTTGTGACACACTGGAAAGAACTCGCTCGCGGGCAATAATCCATGCGAAGGGACGGACTTCAATTGCTGCGTCTTCCCAGCGACACCACCAGCGCGGCCAGTTCATTATCCGGCGGGATTCGTGGATGCGGACGAATCCCGCGTTTCGCGCCCAATTTTTCATACACCGGCGAGATTTGCGGCATGCTGAAATTTTTCGCGGTGTTGTAGAGCATGACCGGCCGGGGGGCCGTCAGCAGTAGAATGCTTTGAAAACCGCCCATTCGCAGCAGACCGGGCACAAAAATATCGCTGGTGAGCAAAGCGGACTCATCATCCAGGTCCATGGCATTGACATCCGCAATCAAGGTGTCCGCCGCTGGGGCGGCCAGCATGGCCCACAGCCCGGCCCGTTCCACGCCAACCAATACGACCTGCGATTCATTGCCATCCTGCATTCGGGCAAAGGCGCAGGCGGTCACCAAATCTTGGACTCGCTCTTGGGCATCTGTGCGGTTGTACGTGGTGAACAACAAATCCGCCTGATTGGTGCGGATCGCTGCCTTGGCGGCATCGAACACCGTGCCGGTTTGATATAAGTCCGGAACTACCACCGTGACGCCTTTGTCCAGTAGTGCGCGTAATATTCCGGCAGGTGTACCCTGTGGATTCACAACTCCGGCGTGGCCTTTGGGGTGGGCCAGCACGGCGGTGACCAGAATTTGCTTTGCTTTCTGTGGCACATAAAGGTGGACCGGCACGCGATCACCGCGTCCATCGCGTCCGATCCATGCACGGGTTAACGTGTGGGCACCGTGTTCTTTTTTCTCCTGAACCACCACGCGTAATTTGTCCTTGGGCGATTCCACCTGCAACGTGTGTTGCCAGGCGGGTCGCATTATTTGGCAGTACCGTTCCAACTCGACCGCGTTGTTTGGCAGTAACGAGGCAAAATGCGCTCGGGCCGCCTGTTTGAAGTGGTTGGCCAGTTGCGTTTCGGTGGCCAGATTGGTCGGCATTTGCGCCTCGGAAAACACCCGCAAATTCAGGCTGTCCACCGGGGGGTAGGGTAACTCCGGAATGCTCTCTCGGGCGGGTTGACGCAACAGGTATTGCGCAAAAAACGCCGCCACATGCTCACGCGTTTCCTGGTTGTAATTATGTTTGTACGGCAACACCTTGTACCGCACGCGATCACCCGCCCGAAAGAGGTCATAGACGCTCCGGATGGCAGGCCCCTCGACCGTCATGAACGCCTTGGTCCAATCCCCGGTGGCGGACATGAAAATCTGTGGCCTTGGCGCGGCCGTGGCGGCAATTTCCATGTTATTGTACTCGATGCGCAAGCCCGGCATGTTTTCACAGGTGCAACCACCTTGCATGGAATGCGACACCATGACGGTGGGGGCCAACACCGAAAGGCGATCGTCCACCGCGCCCAGCAGAAAGGTCTGCGTTCCGCCGCCCGATTCGCCCGTACACGCCAGGCGGTTAGTATCCACATCCGGCAGCCCGCATAAGAAATCCAGCGCGCGCAAACTGTCCCAGGTCAGCAATCCCATGGGATGAATGGCCCAGAGCAAATTGGTGGCATTTTTCGTGAACGCATAGTGCGCCCGGTAATTGGTCACGCCCGGCGGCGGGGCGATTTGAGTGTCATTGTAGCCCGGCATGTCATACGAAAATGCCACCATTCCCAAGCGCGCCTGGGTGATGCATCGCGCCGCATGGCTGCAATTGGTACTATCTTCCAGTCGCCCATTTTTCCAGTGCCCATGCGGATTCAACACTGCGGGATGCGGTCCATTACCCTTTCCCAATGGCCGGTAGAGGCTGCCGCACAGGTTGAATCCCGGCACACTTTCAAAATATACCTTCTCAATACTGAAATTCTGATATTCCGTTCGCCCAAAAATAGTCGCCTTGATGGGACCACGCTCCGGCATCGGCCACAACCCGGCACTCACGAGCACCTGCGTGCGGATCGCGTTGGCGCGCTCCTGCCAGTCCGCCTTCGATGCAATTTCAGGGAAGGTGCGCGGCGTATTCACGGTGACAACATTGGTTCCCCGCAAGTCGCACTCTGGCAACAGCGCGCCGCTCACCAGCGTGGGATCAGCCAGCCAGGCAACCATAAAAACCAACGACAATAACCAATTTTTCATGATGAACACGCTATACAAATATCACGTCACGAGTGGTTGTCGAGCCTTGATGCCATCCGAGTCACATAACAAAG includes:
- a CDS encoding FHA domain-containing protein, with amino-acid sequence MATTKRYCVLKKQEVILNEITGCQSGDQECDTAQCRYSSAITNSMAWIRPGAEPQGRDYTTDLKPPEPMPLRIALPASPLVAKAEVAPNPIPSGDLYQIRIARVDGTMVGTQVVSSASVTRIGRAPDNDLVMQDSSVSSQHCLLEFRDDSWWVRDLNSRYGTRINSLRVTEARFMVGDRIRIGDSELRLEQVSVAKNVPPESVAPEPVRPSTQGPQPLVVSPLPPPASVPLIASLQAKNDAESGTPTSAVNISCHQIQIMQVNETIARSLVLSPSSVTRIGRAADNDIVIQDSAVSSRHCSLEFRDGAWWIRDLNSRYGTRVNGQGVTETPIKPGDVIRIGDSKFRLEQAPAPKNRPQKVEVTNQPAIPANPAAEAETVTRRVTKEEVSNIPIGASNLSPPKQTISDIPVPSTASNVLPSAPPVVSSSTIWHRIEVNGRVALIVVLVGAAIIYFVTHWKELARGQ